In Alteromonas naphthalenivorans, one DNA window encodes the following:
- a CDS encoding alanine/glycine:cation symporter family protein, whose product MIENFVSAVNNVLWGNGQVLIIMLLACGIWFTVKLGGVQLRHFGHMFTLLKGSNKSTKDGISSFQALCTSLSARVGTGNLAGVAVAISLGGSGAIFWMWMIAILGMATGFAESVLGQLYKVRDENGEFRGGPAYYIKQGLNKTWLAVAFSLCLFFGYGFVFSAVQANTITDALNNAYQFPSEYTGIAIIALASLIVIGGLRGIARFAEFVVPFMGIGYVLVALGITFINISELPAMLMDIIKSAFGLQEAGAGALGAAIKNGIQRGLYSNEAGSGSVPHAAASAVPNPNHPVSQGYIQMLGVFLDTMVLCTSTAFIILLAGGSSSEQMEGIRLTQDAMSSHLGEGGTDFVAAAISLFAFTSVVANYAYGESNLHMFKLDNRAGRAAYTIGYLGMIYWGAQAAMPQVWAMADMALGLMTVINIIAIVWMTPTIVSISKDYFAKRDRGEKVEYKTGDCEIQGKSEDGIW is encoded by the coding sequence GTGATAGAAAACTTTGTCTCGGCGGTAAATAACGTTTTATGGGGTAACGGCCAAGTATTAATCATCATGCTATTAGCATGTGGTATTTGGTTTACCGTTAAATTAGGTGGTGTTCAATTACGTCATTTTGGTCACATGTTTACTTTGTTAAAAGGAAGCAATAAATCGACCAAAGACGGTATTAGCTCATTTCAGGCACTGTGTACTAGTTTATCTGCCCGAGTAGGTACCGGTAACTTAGCAGGGGTAGCGGTAGCCATCTCGCTTGGTGGCTCTGGTGCTATCTTTTGGATGTGGATGATTGCCATACTAGGCATGGCCACAGGCTTCGCTGAGAGCGTTTTAGGGCAATTGTATAAAGTACGTGATGAAAACGGTGAGTTTCGTGGCGGCCCTGCGTATTACATTAAACAAGGTTTGAATAAAACCTGGTTAGCAGTAGCCTTTTCTTTATGTCTTTTCTTCGGTTACGGCTTTGTATTTAGTGCGGTGCAAGCCAACACCATCACTGATGCGTTAAACAACGCGTATCAGTTCCCCAGCGAATACACGGGCATAGCGATTATTGCTCTAGCCTCTTTAATCGTAATAGGTGGCTTACGGGGCATTGCTAGATTTGCTGAATTTGTTGTGCCTTTTATGGGTATTGGTTATGTCTTAGTGGCATTGGGGATTACCTTTATCAACATCTCAGAACTTCCTGCTATGTTGATGGATATCATCAAGTCTGCATTTGGATTGCAAGAAGCCGGCGCGGGCGCATTAGGTGCAGCGATTAAAAACGGTATTCAGCGCGGCCTATACTCAAACGAAGCCGGAAGTGGCTCTGTGCCACATGCTGCGGCCAGTGCAGTGCCTAATCCTAACCACCCAGTGTCACAAGGTTACATTCAAATGCTGGGCGTGTTTTTAGATACTATGGTGCTGTGTACCTCTACCGCCTTCATTATTCTACTTGCAGGCGGCTCTAGCTCCGAGCAAATGGAAGGCATTAGATTAACCCAAGATGCAATGAGCAGCCATTTAGGCGAAGGCGGAACCGACTTTGTTGCCGCAGCCATTAGCTTGTTTGCGTTTACTTCGGTTGTAGCCAACTATGCCTACGGCGAAAGTAACTTACATATGTTCAAACTCGATAACCGTGCAGGCCGAGCTGCCTACACGATAGGTTACTTGGGAATGATTTACTGGGGTGCTCAAGCGGCCATGCCACAAGTATGGGCCATGGCCGATATGGCATTAGGGTTAATGACTGTTATCAATATCATTGCTATCGTGTGGATGACACCTACTATCGTATCTATCAGCAAAGATTACTTTGCTAAGCGCGATAGAGGTGAAAAGGTAGAATATAAAACTGGAGACTGTGAGATTCAGGGTAAATCTGAAGACGGTATTTGGTAA
- a CDS encoding acyltransferase family protein, with protein MEQNLKREPADYYPYFDFLRFFLASVVMFYHGDLIEWTYAGKLAVEVFFALSGWLIGGILLKTRSEDMPKFYFNRAIRIWIPYYLAFTLLILASLLKEPITDKWLEFVFYKFTWVYNIFGPPQLAEWGDMMPLDGTGNHFWSVNVEEQFYLVAPLLLVVVPKIGKSLITWCLLSVLLLFVGSYVTLCLGVIAAIVNNRFPKIIMCDTTRLISAVISIGAFILLLTTASYKLVAPIFAISIVLALTIKGKKTGAGALLGGISYPLYLNHWIGLISTNAIFKVFALEASPIEHFIYAFISYALATFLYIIVDKKIHEKRKLWFSHERGVNVIIYAYTSILIGIVGGLVFFN; from the coding sequence ATGGAACAGAATCTAAAGCGTGAACCGGCGGATTATTATCCTTACTTTGACTTCTTAAGGTTTTTTCTTGCCAGCGTTGTAATGTTCTATCACGGCGACTTAATTGAGTGGACTTACGCTGGGAAGCTCGCGGTAGAGGTATTCTTCGCTTTAAGCGGCTGGCTGATTGGTGGAATTTTGCTGAAAACTAGATCAGAGGATATGCCTAAGTTCTATTTCAATCGCGCTATTCGTATTTGGATTCCATATTATTTAGCGTTTACCCTGCTTATATTAGCTAGCCTTTTAAAAGAGCCTATCACTGACAAGTGGCTCGAATTTGTTTTTTACAAGTTTACATGGGTCTATAATATTTTCGGCCCGCCCCAACTCGCAGAGTGGGGCGACATGATGCCTTTAGACGGAACTGGCAATCATTTTTGGAGCGTCAATGTTGAAGAGCAATTCTACTTAGTTGCACCTTTGCTTCTGGTTGTAGTTCCCAAAATAGGTAAAAGTTTAATCACTTGGTGTTTACTATCAGTTCTATTATTGTTCGTTGGAAGCTATGTAACGCTATGTTTAGGTGTTATTGCGGCTATTGTAAATAATAGGTTTCCGAAGATTATAATGTGCGATACAACTCGGTTAATATCTGCTGTGATATCGATTGGCGCGTTTATTCTTCTTCTAACAACGGCTTCTTACAAATTGGTTGCACCAATTTTTGCTATATCCATAGTATTAGCATTGACCATCAAAGGTAAGAAAACGGGGGCAGGTGCGTTACTCGGTGGAATATCTTATCCTCTCTATTTAAATCATTGGATCGGATTGATTTCAACGAATGCTATTTTTAAAGTTTTTGCTCTAGAGGCTAGCCCAATAGAGCATTTTATCTACGCTTTTATAAGCTATGCTCTGGCTACGTTTTTATACATTATTGTAGATAAAAAAATCCATGAAAAAAGAAAGCTTTGGTTTTCTCATGAGAGGGGAGTGAATGTAATTATTTACGCTTACACCTCCATTTTAATTGGTATCGTAGGCGGTTTGGTTTTTTTTAATTAA
- a CDS encoding flavin reductase family protein, translating to MSDIHFYEPKLGHNLAHDPFNAIIAPRPIGWISSKSKDGKLNLAPYSFFNALNYTPPIIGFSSVGDKDSLKNIKATGEFCWNLVGKPLLEAMNQTSAALAFDEDEFAFADLDTAASHIVDVPRVKSSPVSMECKLTDIVQLKNAQGGLCESWFVMGEVVGVHIQKDMIEAGVYKTLKAEPVMRGGGAGDYFTVDSSNMFELFRPK from the coding sequence TTGTCCGATATTCATTTTTACGAACCCAAGTTAGGTCACAACCTCGCACACGATCCGTTCAACGCCATTATCGCTCCTAGGCCAATTGGTTGGATTTCATCAAAAAGTAAAGACGGTAAGCTAAACCTCGCGCCTTACAGTTTTTTTAATGCACTAAATTACACGCCACCTATTATCGGTTTTTCTAGCGTGGGTGATAAAGATTCGCTGAAAAATATTAAAGCAACCGGTGAGTTCTGTTGGAATCTTGTCGGCAAACCATTATTAGAGGCTATGAATCAAACCAGTGCGGCTTTAGCTTTCGATGAAGATGAATTCGCGTTTGCAGATTTAGATACAGCAGCTTCACACATTGTTGATGTGCCACGAGTAAAATCAAGCCCCGTTAGTATGGAATGTAAGCTTACCGATATCGTACAGCTAAAAAATGCGCAAGGCGGCTTGTGTGAAAGTTGGTTTGTGATGGGGGAGGTCGTAGGTGTGCATATTCAAAAGGACATGATTGAAGCGGGTGTGTATAAAACGTTGAAAGCTGAACCTGTCATGCGCGGTGGTGGAGCAGGGGATTATTTCACCGTAGACAGTAGCAACATGTTTGAGCTTTTCAGACCAAAATAA
- a CDS encoding glycosyltransferase family 4 protein produces the protein MNNIKKLRILVIAEAANPEWTSVPLLGWSFTNALSQHFDVHLATQQRNKSAIERFGWNEGAEFTSIDTEAINKPFYQLGKLLRGGTSLGWTIATAVASFTYPYFEYLCWKKFKGELLKGNYDIVHRITPVSPTAPSYLAKKLKKIGVPFVVGPLNGGVAWPDEFDELRKKEKEWLTKVRNFYKFLPGYTALRRDASAIICGSIATQNEMPSSAAGKLFYLPENGIDTERFSKVSSSGFNYPIKAVFIGRLVPYKGADMAIQAMKGLLQQGKMTYDIYGNGPEEENLKSLVKREGLEQYVTVHGFVPHELLQSKLLESDILVFPSIREFGGGVVLEAMATGIVPVVVDYAGPTELVNESSGYKVAISDRTQLIRNLENTLEEIASNPERLALKRAECLRRIQQHYTWQAKVDQINEVYMWTLGQGLKPKFTTNSFS, from the coding sequence ATGAACAATATAAAAAAACTTCGGATTCTAGTTATCGCTGAAGCTGCAAACCCAGAATGGACTAGCGTACCTCTTTTGGGGTGGTCGTTCACTAACGCATTATCTCAGCATTTTGATGTTCATCTCGCAACCCAGCAAAGAAACAAATCCGCTATTGAAAGATTTGGTTGGAACGAAGGTGCAGAGTTCACTTCAATTGATACCGAAGCTATTAATAAGCCTTTTTACCAATTGGGTAAATTACTTCGTGGGGGGACGTCACTAGGCTGGACGATTGCCACGGCCGTTGCCAGTTTTACTTACCCTTATTTCGAATATTTATGCTGGAAAAAATTTAAAGGTGAGTTGTTAAAGGGAAATTACGATATTGTTCATCGCATTACACCCGTAAGCCCTACTGCACCAAGTTATTTAGCAAAAAAACTTAAAAAAATCGGGGTTCCATTTGTTGTTGGTCCTCTTAATGGTGGGGTGGCGTGGCCAGACGAATTCGATGAGCTAAGAAAGAAGGAAAAAGAGTGGCTTACTAAGGTTCGTAATTTCTATAAATTTTTGCCCGGGTATACTGCATTAAGAAGAGATGCTTCCGCAATAATATGCGGCTCGATTGCGACACAGAATGAAATGCCTAGTTCAGCAGCAGGAAAGCTTTTTTACCTCCCTGAAAATGGTATTGATACCGAGCGTTTCTCAAAGGTTAGCTCTTCAGGTTTTAACTATCCCATCAAAGCAGTTTTCATTGGGCGATTGGTGCCATACAAGGGCGCTGATATGGCCATTCAAGCGATGAAAGGTTTATTGCAACAAGGAAAAATGACTTACGATATATATGGAAACGGACCTGAAGAAGAAAACTTAAAATCCTTAGTAAAAAGGGAAGGTCTTGAACAATACGTCACGGTTCATGGGTTTGTTCCTCATGAACTTCTACAAAGTAAATTGTTAGAGAGTGACATATTAGTTTTTCCCAGTATTAGAGAGTTTGGGGGTGGGGTTGTTTTAGAGGCGATGGCTACTGGAATTGTGCCTGTAGTAGTAGACTACGCGGGTCCAACTGAATTAGTAAATGAAAGTAGCGGGTATAAGGTTGCTATTAGCGACAGAACTCAATTGATTAGAAACCTTGAGAATACATTGGAAGAGATTGCATCTAATCCAGAGCGTTTAGCATTAAAAAGAGCGGAGTGCCTAAGAAGAATTCAGCAGCATTATACTTGGCAGGCTAAAGTAGACCAAATCAATGAAGTTTATATGTGGACATTAGGTCAAGGGCTAAAACCTAAATTCACTACCAATAGTTTTTCATAG
- a CDS encoding AMP-binding protein, with amino-acid sequence MFIEPVNSLAYVDALFKSLNEGLTVEQIAKHNGKHDVIAINQSYGWYEGTAYVPQSSLSTAQILYTSGTTGEPKAVHIAHESLKNTAERLVEVMEMTSEIKEYVGIPVNYSFGFGRCRAISLVDGKFYVPEKFDPLEIVRMLEADEINAISAVPSLWRVLLSFSDLITQELAKKVYWIEIGSQYMAAEEKLKLAELFPNAKIVQHYGLTEASRTTFLKIHEKKALDSVGKTYFDDVSVKISENGRIAIKGPHVTSKICSDKDYLFGKESWFETTDLGEIDNGYVYFKGRDDDVINCGGIKLSPDTLDLALSQKVGVDTSDFTVFKYSDELRGELPAIAISRRALERKNELINALNDELVEKKLNIKSLIKVLMVDELPRTATNKVKRKELYFSDIEGESVLNEESVSDENFEELLVKALKVVLKVNEVGPDDSIKSLGGDSLSTLMLLVKLEKMGLPNDEIMWLVDGLTLKEVIQRKEQKKTLIEDSDDNSYVENKHAFFTTPENLSLYLIRGIFVLINIIAHWSTGLFERMPLFLHGLDRHFAVVFNSGTTGFALMFGLTYGASLVKNKLNDIKTLKSTSIKNMNILLAGIFLLATLRLISNTLAGGQFSAMTVTNSVYSVLYFYFFAVLTFPFIILFLSRYTNFATSIVTTALTFWLLSLYISNLDIEASENSLIQLVILLFTAKYDYLGMSAIALIGALAGYYLRWSAISNKQMLYKFQAGIMLCIAAIYIGISSGEIDMWTNWPTSKLYMSLVFLFVSVIVVLDAIFVFLLQSNIKSRVLIVSFRLLASVGLLAFPLFVLHELVLPSVSILSSLGFESIRLLPFIIFSLLFFVLIRRVYKVI; translated from the coding sequence GTGTTTATTGAACCTGTTAATTCACTTGCGTATGTTGATGCGCTTTTTAAAAGCTTGAATGAAGGATTAACAGTCGAACAAATAGCCAAGCATAACGGAAAACATGACGTGATTGCCATTAATCAGTCTTATGGTTGGTATGAGGGAACAGCTTACGTACCTCAAAGTTCATTATCCACAGCACAAATTCTATACACATCTGGGACTACAGGTGAACCTAAAGCCGTCCATATTGCTCATGAGTCATTAAAAAATACTGCAGAAAGGCTAGTTGAAGTCATGGAGATGACTTCAGAGATCAAAGAATATGTAGGTATCCCAGTCAATTACTCTTTCGGGTTTGGCAGATGTAGAGCCATTTCCCTCGTTGACGGAAAGTTTTATGTGCCTGAAAAATTCGATCCGTTAGAAATAGTTAGAATGTTAGAAGCTGACGAAATCAATGCGATCTCTGCTGTTCCAAGCTTGTGGCGTGTCTTGTTGTCGTTTAGTGACCTGATCACCCAAGAGTTAGCTAAAAAAGTATACTGGATAGAAATTGGTAGTCAGTATATGGCTGCAGAAGAGAAACTGAAGCTGGCTGAACTTTTCCCTAACGCTAAGATTGTTCAGCACTACGGACTAACCGAAGCATCCCGAACTACTTTTCTTAAAATCCACGAGAAAAAAGCATTAGACTCTGTCGGTAAAACATACTTTGACGACGTAAGCGTTAAGATTTCTGAAAATGGTCGTATAGCTATCAAGGGGCCGCACGTCACTAGTAAAATTTGCTCTGATAAAGATTACCTGTTCGGTAAGGAGAGTTGGTTTGAAACTACTGATTTAGGCGAAATAGATAATGGCTATGTCTATTTCAAAGGGAGGGATGATGACGTTATCAATTGTGGCGGAATTAAGCTTTCCCCAGATACGCTGGATTTAGCGCTATCCCAAAAAGTTGGTGTTGATACTTCAGATTTCACAGTGTTTAAATATTCAGATGAGCTAAGAGGTGAACTGCCAGCAATCGCTATTTCGCGTAGAGCGCTAGAAAGAAAAAATGAATTGATTAATGCACTCAACGATGAGTTGGTAGAAAAGAAACTAAATATAAAATCACTGATAAAAGTGCTGATGGTAGATGAACTACCAAGAACCGCTACTAACAAGGTTAAGCGCAAAGAACTCTATTTTAGCGACATAGAAGGTGAGAGTGTATTAAATGAAGAGTCTGTTAGTGACGAAAACTTTGAAGAATTACTTGTAAAAGCATTAAAGGTTGTTCTTAAAGTCAATGAAGTAGGCCCTGATGACTCAATTAAATCTTTAGGCGGGGATTCACTTTCGACACTAATGCTGTTGGTAAAGCTTGAGAAAATGGGCTTACCCAATGATGAAATCATGTGGTTGGTTGATGGATTGACTTTGAAAGAGGTTATTCAAAGAAAAGAGCAGAAAAAAACACTAATAGAAGACAGTGACGATAATAGTTATGTTGAAAACAAACATGCCTTTTTCACAACGCCTGAAAACTTATCACTATATTTAATTCGCGGGATTTTTGTTCTCATAAATATAATAGCACACTGGAGTACGGGCTTGTTTGAACGTATGCCACTATTTCTTCACGGACTAGATAGACATTTTGCTGTAGTTTTTAATTCTGGCACTACGGGATTCGCGCTAATGTTCGGTCTTACTTACGGTGCAAGCTTAGTCAAAAACAAACTGAATGACATTAAAACGTTAAAATCTACGTCAATAAAAAATATGAATATTCTATTGGCAGGTATATTTTTACTAGCAACTTTAAGGTTGATAAGCAATACATTAGCGGGAGGTCAGTTCTCAGCAATGACGGTTACAAATTCCGTATATTCAGTTTTATATTTTTATTTTTTTGCTGTGCTAACATTTCCGTTTATTATACTTTTTCTAAGTCGCTATACAAATTTTGCTACAAGTATTGTTACAACAGCGCTTACTTTTTGGCTATTATCTCTATATATATCAAATTTAGATATTGAGGCGTCTGAAAATTCTTTAATACAGTTAGTCATACTTTTATTTACTGCAAAGTATGACTATTTAGGAATGTCTGCAATTGCGCTAATCGGAGCTTTGGCTGGATATTATCTTAGGTGGAGTGCTATCTCAAACAAGCAAATGTTGTACAAATTTCAAGCTGGCATTATGTTGTGTATCGCTGCGATATACATCGGAATTTCTAGCGGCGAAATAGATATGTGGACGAACTGGCCTACATCTAAACTTTACATGTCTTTGGTATTTCTCTTTGTTAGTGTAATTGTAGTGTTAGATGCGATTTTTGTGTTCTTGCTACAGAGTAATATAAAATCAAGAGTTTTAATAGTCTCGTTCAGGTTGCTGGCTTCAGTCGGGTTGCTAGCGTTTCCGCTCTTTGTTTTGCACGAATTAGTTCTTCCAAGTGTGTCTATACTTAGTAGTTTAGGTTTCGAAAGTATAAGACTTTTGCCATTTATTATCTTTTCACTATTATTCTTTGTTTTGATAAGAAGAGTGTATAAAGTAATATGA
- a CDS encoding ISAs1 family transposase — protein MYIEAFTTHFGELSDTRQSAKVTYPLEDILFITLCGVVAGAEGWSDIRDYADGHIGWFQQHGYLRDGVPVDDTIARTISRIDPEQFRVCFINWMQAVHESTEGQLIAIDGKTLRSSYQRGDRQSTIHMVNAFACTNKVVLGQVKTSEKSNEITAIPELIQLLDVQDTLVSIDAMGCQTSIAEQIVEQGGDYLFTLKSNQGKLCKAVEDAFTETREAPLGGLTFEQKRGRIEARTYHVLSADDVSKAFPQWPELKTLGMSMSFRQQQGKAPELTYRYHISSAPLSEKQLAEAVRSHWAVENSLHWVLDVSMGEDDCQIHQNHGAENWSMLRHLALNMLRAESSKGSIPAKQKRAWMKASYLEAVLTAGFSGMIN, from the coding sequence ATGTATATCGAAGCCTTCACCACCCACTTTGGGGAATTATCTGACACGCGTCAATCAGCAAAAGTGACCTATCCACTTGAGGATATTTTGTTTATCACCTTGTGTGGTGTCGTCGCTGGAGCCGAAGGGTGGAGCGATATCCGGGACTATGCCGACGGTCATATTGGCTGGTTCCAACAACATGGTTACTTGCGCGATGGCGTCCCCGTTGATGACACTATTGCCCGTACCATTTCGCGTATCGACCCAGAGCAGTTTAGAGTTTGCTTTATCAACTGGATGCAGGCTGTACATGAAAGCACCGAAGGACAATTGATTGCGATTGACGGTAAAACGCTGCGAAGCTCCTACCAGCGCGGTGACCGCCAATCAACGATACACATGGTCAACGCGTTTGCCTGCACCAATAAAGTCGTTTTAGGTCAGGTTAAAACCTCAGAGAAGTCGAACGAAATTACAGCGATCCCTGAGCTTATTCAGTTACTTGATGTTCAGGACACCTTGGTATCAATTGATGCTATGGGCTGCCAGACCAGCATCGCAGAGCAAATAGTCGAGCAAGGTGGTGATTACCTGTTCACACTCAAAAGCAATCAGGGCAAGCTCTGTAAAGCAGTCGAGGATGCGTTTACTGAGACACGGGAAGCACCACTTGGTGGCTTAACCTTCGAGCAAAAGCGGGGTCGCATAGAAGCCCGGACATACCATGTGTTAAGTGCTGATGACGTGAGCAAAGCGTTCCCGCAATGGCCTGAGTTAAAGACGCTTGGCATGAGCATGAGCTTCCGCCAACAACAAGGCAAAGCACCTGAACTGACATATCGCTACCATATCAGCTCCGCACCATTAAGTGAGAAGCAACTAGCCGAAGCAGTACGTTCTCACTGGGCTGTAGAGAACAGCTTGCATTGGGTACTGGATGTCAGCATGGGTGAAGACGACTGCCAGATACACCAGAATCACGGTGCCGAAAACTGGTCGATGCTACGCCATTTAGCGCTAAACATGTTGCGGGCAGAGTCATCAAAAGGCAGCATACCCGCCAAGCAAAAACGGGCTTGGATGAAAGCCAGCTATCTGGAAGCTGTGCTAACTGCGGGTTTTAGTGGCATGATTAATTAG
- a CDS encoding glycosyltransferase — protein sequence MLKDDCKYIAAIIINYGTADLTVKAVESVLLMKSNNIRIKVFVVDNCSPKDDVNILNRAHSSYGWGEEVEVLPEKINSGFGSGNNVVLERLKVSTEKPEFVFFLNPDAYLQNDVVSILASRLQTDPNSAAAGALVLREGTNQPVVSSFRFPTFISESVSALGVGPIHRLFKHKTVAIQPSEKAYCTDWVTGAAFMVKFSVLEDVGFFDPSFFLYYEETELMHRIRAKGYNVWFHPKAKVIHAAGAATGMKDGKHEENRKPIYIYDSWRIYFVKTHGIWTARFIAVSNYVLSLFNLLLTKVTSKKPSLPTNYTNDFWHYSLKPLFTRDPTARHFPAVKENK from the coding sequence ATGTTGAAGGATGACTGCAAATATATTGCAGCAATTATTATTAATTACGGTACTGCAGACTTGACTGTAAAGGCAGTTGAATCTGTTCTTTTGATGAAAAGTAACAATATACGCATCAAGGTTTTTGTTGTAGATAATTGCTCTCCCAAAGATGATGTTAATATATTGAATCGAGCTCATTCTAGCTATGGATGGGGTGAAGAAGTAGAAGTATTGCCCGAAAAAATAAATAGTGGTTTCGGTTCTGGCAACAATGTTGTGTTGGAGCGCCTGAAGGTTTCTACAGAAAAGCCAGAATTCGTTTTCTTCCTTAACCCTGACGCATACCTTCAAAACGATGTTGTTAGCATTCTCGCGAGTAGACTACAAACTGATCCTAATTCAGCAGCCGCAGGGGCTTTAGTTTTAAGAGAAGGTACTAATCAACCTGTTGTATCCTCATTCCGTTTTCCAACTTTTATCAGTGAGTCTGTTTCAGCATTGGGGGTTGGGCCTATTCATCGATTGTTTAAGCATAAAACAGTAGCTATTCAGCCTTCTGAAAAAGCTTACTGTACCGATTGGGTTACTGGGGCAGCCTTCATGGTGAAATTTTCAGTGTTAGAAGACGTCGGTTTTTTTGATCCCAGTTTTTTCTTATATTATGAAGAAACCGAATTAATGCATAGGATTAGGGCAAAAGGCTATAACGTATGGTTTCACCCCAAAGCGAAAGTAATTCATGCGGCTGGAGCAGCGACAGGTATGAAAGATGGGAAACATGAAGAGAACCGAAAACCAATATATATTTATGATAGTTGGAGAATATATTTCGTAAAAACTCATGGTATATGGACGGCACGCTTTATAGCTGTTTCGAACTACGTATTGTCATTATTCAATCTACTCCTTACCAAAGTAACGTCAAAGAAGCCTAGTTTACCAACTAATTATACCAACGATTTTTGGCATTATTCTTTGAAGCCTCTTTTTACTCGTGATCCAACGGCAAGGCATTTCCCTGCAGTAAAAGAGAACAAATAA
- a CDS encoding serine O-acetyltransferase, translating to MKEERNTAAPLDDGSLNNNPSDIGYWALIKEDFFVHERKFGSQGFWTLFWHRFGNWRMSVKPKLLRMPFSLIYKAMFKSCEILCGIKLSYNVPVGRRVKLEHFGGMILGARSIGSDVIIRQNTTFGVADTKDLNAKPTISSGVSIGAGAVIVGNITVGKNAVVGANAVVIKDVPDGAVVVGVPSKIIRINK from the coding sequence TTGAAAGAAGAACGAAATACAGCAGCACCACTAGATGACGGTAGTTTGAACAATAATCCTTCTGATATTGGCTATTGGGCCTTAATTAAAGAAGATTTCTTTGTTCACGAGCGTAAATTTGGCTCACAAGGTTTTTGGACGCTATTTTGGCATCGCTTTGGTAACTGGAGAATGAGCGTCAAACCTAAACTATTAAGAATGCCGTTTAGTCTGATTTACAAGGCGATGTTTAAAAGCTGTGAAATTTTGTGCGGAATCAAACTCTCATACAACGTTCCAGTTGGAAGAAGGGTTAAATTAGAACATTTCGGCGGAATGATTCTGGGCGCTAGGTCTATAGGCTCGGATGTAATTATCCGACAAAATACTACTTTTGGCGTGGCCGATACGAAAGATTTGAATGCTAAACCAACTATCAGTAGCGGGGTTAGTATCGGAGCTGGAGCGGTTATTGTCGGTAATATCACGGTTGGCAAAAATGCCGTGGTTGGTGCTAATGCAGTAGTAATCAAAGACGTCCCCGATGGTGCAGTTGTTGTCGGGGTACCTAGTAAAATAATTCGAATAAACAAGTAG